The following proteins are co-located in the Bacteroidales bacterium genome:
- a CDS encoding pyruvate, phosphate dikinase has protein sequence MSQVKRVYSFGKKSAEGKADMKNLLGGKGANLAEMCLLGLPVPAGFTITTEACNEYYKNDCTLPKELMPEVWAAMKKTEEAMNMKYGDAENALLVSCRSGARSSMPGMMDTVLNIGLCSATIPGFLKKTNNPRFVYDSYRRLIMMYADVVMEKAEGIDLGEGKGIRKQLDEKLDEFKKHKGYKSDTEISAEELKTLAEEFKAIVLKALGKPFPDDAKEQLEGSIKAVFKSWNGKKAVSYRRIEGIPDDWGTAVNVQAMVFGNMGDTSATGVAFTRNPATGENLFYGEWLVNAQGEDVVAGIRTPSPLNDDTKNDQNRHLHSMQEAMPGTYKELWDIRNILEKSFRDMLDIEFTIQEGVLYMLQCRAGKRTGTAALNMAMDMLHEKLIEEKTAVMRVDPAQLDELLHPICDPAVEKKHTPAVKGLPAGPGAAVGRVVFNAEDAVAWFRKGEKVILLREETNPEDVEGMRAAEGILTARGGMTSHAALVARGWGKCCIVGAGALHVDAGKKICKISGSDVVIKEGDFLTLNGTKGFVYIGALTLMDASENPRFKEFMSIVDKFRKMGVRTNAETPEDALIARSYGAEGIGLFRTEHMFYGKGSEQPLFLLRKMILSANETERRKALDELFSFVKKDMKATMAAMDGLPVTFRLLDPPLHEFVPQGAEKQEELAKALGIKKEDVAKRGEALHESNPMMGHRGVRLGITFPEVTEMQIRAMLESSVELLKEGKKPYPELMVPVTCEVAELDYTKKVYDKVYAEVCAKFGVKEISCKYGTMIEIPRACLLADRMAKTAEFFSFGTNDLTQMTFGFSRDDTGGFLHDYLDKKILASDPFQTIDQDGVGQLIKMAVEKGRATRPDLKVGICGEQGGDPASVEFCFKAGLTYVSCSPFRVPIARLAAAQASIKYGK, from the coding sequence ATGTCACAAGTTAAAAGAGTCTACTCCTTTGGAAAGAAATCTGCAGAGGGTAAAGCTGATATGAAAAACCTTCTCGGAGGTAAAGGCGCCAACCTTGCAGAAATGTGCCTGCTTGGTCTGCCGGTACCAGCTGGTTTTACAATCACTACCGAAGCCTGTAATGAGTACTACAAGAATGATTGTACTCTTCCTAAAGAACTGATGCCTGAAGTATGGGCAGCGATGAAGAAAACTGAAGAGGCTATGAACATGAAATATGGTGATGCTGAGAATGCATTACTTGTATCATGCCGTTCAGGTGCCCGCAGCTCTATGCCTGGTATGATGGATACAGTTCTTAACATCGGACTTTGTTCAGCTACGATTCCCGGTTTCCTGAAAAAAACAAACAATCCACGTTTTGTTTATGACTCATACCGTCGTCTTATTATGATGTACGCTGACGTCGTAATGGAAAAAGCTGAAGGTATTGATCTTGGCGAAGGTAAAGGAATACGTAAGCAGCTTGATGAGAAACTTGATGAATTTAAAAAACATAAAGGATACAAGTCCGACACTGAGATTTCAGCAGAAGAACTTAAGACTCTTGCTGAAGAATTCAAGGCTATAGTATTAAAAGCCCTCGGCAAACCTTTCCCCGACGATGCAAAAGAACAGCTTGAAGGTTCAATCAAAGCTGTATTCAAGAGCTGGAACGGTAAGAAAGCTGTATCATACCGTCGTATTGAAGGTATTCCTGATGATTGGGGAACAGCTGTTAACGTTCAGGCAATGGTATTCGGTAACATGGGCGATACATCAGCCACAGGTGTTGCTTTCACACGTAACCCTGCAACCGGTGAGAACCTTTTCTATGGCGAATGGCTTGTGAATGCACAGGGCGAAGACGTTGTAGCAGGTATCCGTACCCCGAGTCCGCTTAACGATGACACAAAAAATGATCAGAACAGACATCTTCACAGTATGCAGGAAGCTATGCCAGGTACTTACAAAGAACTATGGGATATCCGCAATATACTTGAGAAGTCGTTCCGCGACATGCTTGATATAGAATTCACAATTCAGGAAGGTGTACTTTATATGTTACAGTGCCGTGCTGGTAAGAGAACCGGTACCGCAGCCCTTAACATGGCGATGGACATGCTTCATGAAAAACTTATTGAAGAGAAAACTGCTGTTATGCGCGTAGATCCTGCACAGCTCGATGAGCTTCTGCACCCGATTTGCGACCCGGCTGTTGAGAAAAAACATACACCTGCAGTTAAAGGTCTTCCCGCTGGTCCGGGTGCTGCTGTAGGTAGAGTGGTATTCAATGCTGAAGATGCAGTTGCATGGTTCCGTAAAGGTGAAAAAGTTATTCTTCTCCGTGAAGAGACTAATCCTGAAGACGTTGAAGGTATGCGCGCTGCAGAAGGTATCCTTACCGCCCGCGGTGGTATGACTTCACATGCTGCACTTGTTGCACGCGGATGGGGTAAATGCTGTATTGTAGGTGCCGGTGCTCTTCATGTTGATGCTGGAAAGAAAATCTGCAAAATATCAGGTTCTGATGTAGTTATTAAAGAAGGTGACTTCCTTACACTCAACGGAACAAAAGGTTTCGTATATATTGGAGCTCTTACACTTATGGATGCTTCTGAAAACCCGCGTTTCAAGGAATTCATGTCGATTGTTGACAAATTCCGTAAAATGGGTGTCCGTACAAACGCTGAAACACCTGAAGATGCATTAATAGCACGCAGCTACGGTGCCGAAGGTATCGGACTTTTCCGTACAGAGCATATGTTCTATGGTAAAGGTTCAGAGCAGCCTCTTTTCCTTCTCCGTAAGATGATTCTCAGCGCAAACGAAACAGAGCGCCGTAAAGCACTCGACGAACTGTTCTCATTTGTTAAGAAAGATATGAAAGCCACTATGGCTGCTATGGACGGACTTCCTGTAACATTCAGGCTTCTTGATCCGCCTCTTCATGAGTTTGTACCACAGGGTGCAGAGAAACAGGAAGAGCTTGCAAAAGCACTTGGAATTAAAAAAGAAGACGTTGCAAAACGTGGCGAAGCACTTCACGAATCAAACCCGATGATGGGACACCGCGGAGTACGTCTTGGTATTACTTTCCCTGAAGTAACTGAAATGCAGATCAGAGCAATGCTTGAGTCTTCAGTTGAACTTCTTAAAGAAGGTAAGAAACCTTATCCTGAATTAATGGTTCCTGTTACCTGCGAAGTTGCAGAACTTGACTATACAAAGAAAGTATATGACAAAGTATATGCAGAAGTTTGCGCTAAATTCGGTGTAAAAGAGATCTCATGCAAATACGGAACTATGATCGAAATTCCACGTGCATGTCTGCTCGCTGACCGTATGGCGAAAACCGCTGAGTTCTTCTCATTCGGTACAAACGACCTTACTCAGATGACATTCGGATTCAGCCGTGATGATACAGGCGGATTCCTTCATGATTATCTTGACAAGAAAATTCTTGCTTCTGATCCATTCCAGACAATTGATCAGGATGGCGTTGGACAGCTTATCAAGATGGCAGTTGAGAAAGGTCGCGCAACCAGACCGGATCTTAAAGTTGGTATCTGCGGTGAACAGGGCGGTGATCCTGCATCAGTAGAATTCTGTTTCAAGGCAGGCTTAACATATGTAAGCTGCTCTCCTTTCAGGGTTCCTATTGCAAGACTTGCTGCTGCACAGGCTTCAATTAAATATGGTAAATAA
- the pyk gene encoding pyruvate kinase, giving the protein MNRKRTKVVATISDKNCDVTFIKELYEAGMDVIRINSAHLSIEGALKIIKNTREVSDNIAILLDTKGPEIRTTICDAPIELKKGNKINLIGDPDKKSSNEGIHVSYRTFSSDIPLGSVILIDDGELELKVLKKHGNALECLIENDGTLGSRKSVNIPGAKINLPSLTDKDRAFLEMAANNGVDFIAHSFVRSKQDVLDVKEVLKQHNSEIKIIAKIENQEGVDNLDDILDNVYGIMVARGDLAIEIPYEKIPGIQKMIINKCIISRKPVIVATQMLHSMINNPRPTRAEVSDIASAIYSQTDAIMLSGETANGKYPVESVKTMTKVALEVEKNKEKFLDIPYLNVTGEISAYLAKVAVKTAFRIGARGIIADTTGGRTIRDMASYRGINLILAQCYSKNTMREMALSYGVYASYQERKSSVDEFIHIALKNLVKTHNLNKDDIIVVLAGNFSGGSGFSFIEVGSVQYLKDRVNITD; this is encoded by the coding sequence ATGAACAGAAAAAGAACAAAGGTTGTAGCAACTATTTCCGATAAGAACTGTGACGTAACTTTTATAAAAGAGCTCTATGAAGCAGGAATGGATGTTATAAGGATTAATTCGGCACATCTGAGTATCGAAGGAGCACTTAAAATTATAAAAAACACACGCGAAGTATCTGACAACATAGCAATTCTTCTCGACACAAAAGGCCCGGAGATTAGGACAACAATATGTGATGCACCAATTGAGCTTAAAAAAGGCAATAAGATAAATCTGATCGGCGATCCTGATAAAAAGAGTTCAAACGAAGGAATTCATGTCAGCTACAGGACTTTTTCATCAGATATTCCTCTTGGTTCTGTTATATTGATAGATGATGGTGAGCTTGAACTGAAGGTTCTTAAAAAACATGGAAATGCACTTGAGTGTCTGATCGAGAATGACGGAACTCTGGGTTCGCGAAAAAGTGTTAACATTCCGGGAGCAAAAATCAATCTGCCTTCACTTACAGATAAGGACAGGGCTTTCCTTGAGATGGCAGCAAATAACGGTGTTGACTTCATTGCCCATTCATTTGTCCGTTCAAAACAGGATGTGCTTGATGTTAAGGAAGTTCTGAAGCAGCATAACAGTGAAATAAAAATCATTGCCAAGATTGAGAATCAGGAAGGGGTGGATAACCTTGATGATATCCTCGATAATGTTTACGGCATAATGGTTGCCAGGGGTGATCTTGCCATTGAGATCCCTTATGAAAAGATCCCCGGTATTCAGAAAATGATAATCAATAAATGTATCATCAGCAGAAAACCGGTAATTGTCGCTACCCAGATGCTTCATTCAATGATTAACAATCCCCGGCCAACAAGGGCGGAGGTTAGCGATATAGCAAGTGCCATTTATTCCCAGACCGATGCCATAATGCTGAGCGGCGAGACAGCGAATGGCAAATACCCTGTTGAATCGGTAAAAACAATGACAAAGGTTGCTCTGGAGGTGGAAAAGAATAAAGAGAAGTTTCTTGATATACCTTATCTTAATGTTACAGGCGAAATATCTGCATATCTGGCAAAAGTCGCGGTTAAAACTGCATTCAGAATAGGCGCAAGGGGAATTATTGCCGACACAACCGGGGGAAGAACTATCAGGGATATGGCTTCCTATCGCGGAATTAACCTGATTCTTGCACAGTGCTACTCTAAGAATACAATGAGGGAAATGGCTTTGTCGTATGGAGTTTATGCCAGTTACCAGGAGCGTAAATCTTCTGTTGATGAGTTTATACATATTGCTTTGAAGAACCTTGTTAAGACTCATAATCTGAATAAGGACGATATTATTGTAGTGCTTGCAGGTAATTTTTCAGGAGGTTCCGGTTTCTCATTTATTGAAGTCGGATCGGTACAGTATCTTAAGGACCGTGTAAACATTACTGATTAA
- a CDS encoding 3-dehydroquinate dehydratase — protein MKILIINGPNLNLLGRREPEKYGHSSFEEYLVVLKERFPFIIIDYFQSNVEGEIINEIHKVGFSYNGIILNAGGYTHTSVAITDAIASVKTAVIEVHITNIAAREDFRKTSLIGMKCAGSISGFGLDSYRLAVEALIEMNNNKKI, from the coding sequence ATGAAAATATTAATTATTAACGGACCAAATCTCAATCTTCTGGGCAGGAGAGAACCGGAGAAATATGGTCATTCTTCATTCGAGGAATATCTCGTGGTGCTGAAAGAACGTTTTCCTTTTATAATTATTGATTATTTCCAGTCAAACGTTGAGGGTGAAATTATTAATGAAATACATAAGGTAGGTTTTTCATACAACGGAATAATCCTTAATGCCGGAGGCTATACTCATACTTCAGTAGCCATTACCGATGCAATTGCTTCTGTCAAAACTGCAGTAATAGAAGTACATATAACTAATATAGCAGCCCGCGAGGACTTCAGAAAAACAAGTCTTATCGGAATGAAGTGTGCCGGAAGTATCTCGGGTTTTGGTCTTGACAGCTACAGACTTGCCGTTGAAGCATTAATTGAAATGAATAACAATAAGAAAATTTAA
- the pckA gene encoding phosphoenolpyruvate carboxykinase (ATP) → MISQQDLLQYGIKEVTEILYNPSYNQLFAEETKPGLTGCEKGIITRSGAIAIDTGVFTGRSPKDKYVVFDDKTKDTVWWRSEKAKVSDNKPITPEIWNHCKNLAVKQLTGKRLFVIDCFCGANENSRLSVRFIVEVAWQAHFVKNMFIRPDQNELDNFKPDYVVLNASKATNPDWQSQGLNSENFIMFNLTEGMTIIGGTWYGGEMKKGIFSIMNYYLPLRGIASMHCSANVGKDGNTAIFFGLSGTGKTTLSTDPDRALVGDDEHGWDDDGVFNFEGGCYAKCINLSKKNEPDIYNAIRRDALLENLVILSDGTIDFNNNSKTENTRVSYPIYHIDNIVKPVSKAGHAKKVIFLTADAFGVLPPVSRLTEEQTRYYFLSGYTAKVAGTERGIKEPVPSFSTCFGGTFLMLDPLVYANELTCKMKIHHAEAWLVNTGWMGGPYGSGTRIDLPSTRLIINAILNDTITDCEFNTLPIFNLSIPSKVDGVDDKILDPSEAWETPSKWHVAATDLAFKFINNFSKFNTNKETAKLADFGPKIS, encoded by the coding sequence ATGATTAGCCAACAGGACTTACTGCAATACGGAATAAAGGAGGTTACAGAGATACTTTATAATCCATCGTATAACCAGCTTTTTGCTGAGGAGACAAAACCAGGTTTGACCGGGTGTGAAAAAGGTATAATTACAAGAAGCGGTGCTATTGCAATTGACACAGGTGTTTTCACCGGAAGGTCTCCAAAAGATAAATATGTTGTCTTCGATGACAAAACAAAAGATACTGTCTGGTGGCGATCTGAAAAGGCCAAGGTCTCAGATAACAAGCCAATTACACCTGAAATATGGAACCATTGTAAAAATCTGGCTGTTAAACAATTAACAGGCAAAAGACTCTTTGTAATAGATTGTTTTTGCGGAGCTAATGAGAATTCAAGATTAAGTGTGAGATTTATTGTTGAAGTAGCCTGGCAGGCACATTTCGTTAAGAATATGTTCATCAGGCCTGATCAGAATGAACTCGACAATTTCAAGCCTGACTATGTTGTTTTAAATGCCTCTAAAGCCACTAATCCCGACTGGCAGTCACAGGGACTTAATTCCGAAAACTTCATAATGTTCAACCTAACCGAGGGCATGACAATTATAGGCGGCACCTGGTATGGCGGCGAGATGAAAAAAGGAATCTTCTCAATTATGAATTACTATCTGCCTCTCAGGGGAATAGCATCGATGCACTGCTCTGCGAATGTAGGCAAAGACGGAAATACTGCTATATTCTTCGGCCTCTCGGGGACAGGAAAAACAACTCTTTCCACCGATCCTGACAGGGCACTTGTAGGCGACGATGAACATGGATGGGATGATGATGGTGTTTTTAATTTTGAAGGGGGCTGTTATGCAAAATGCATTAACCTGAGCAAGAAAAATGAGCCCGACATCTATAATGCAATCAGGCGGGATGCACTGCTTGAGAATCTGGTCATTTTATCGGATGGAACAATTGATTTCAATAATAATTCAAAAACTGAAAACACACGTGTCTCTTATCCGATCTATCATATAGACAATATAGTAAAGCCGGTATCAAAAGCAGGACACGCGAAGAAAGTAATCTTCCTTACTGCTGATGCTTTCGGAGTTTTACCTCCTGTAAGCCGGCTTACTGAAGAGCAGACAAGATACTATTTTCTAAGTGGTTACACTGCAAAAGTTGCCGGTACCGAGAGAGGGATTAAAGAACCTGTTCCCTCCTTCTCCACATGTTTCGGGGGAACTTTCCTTATGCTCGATCCTTTGGTATACGCTAACGAGCTGACCTGCAAAATGAAGATTCATCATGCAGAAGCCTGGCTTGTAAATACCGGATGGATGGGCGGTCCGTACGGATCGGGAACCAGGATAGATCTGCCCTCAACACGACTGATCATTAACGCCATACTTAATGATACAATAACAGACTGCGAATTCAACACGCTGCCAATCTTTAATCTGAGTATCCCATCAAAAGTTGACGGAGTGGATGATAAAATACTGGATCCTTCAGAAGCATGGGAAACACCATCCAAATGGCATGTGGCGGCTACAGATCTGGCTTTTAAATTCATTAATAATTTCAGTAAGTTTAACACAAATAAAGAGACTGCAAAACTGGCAGATTTTGGACCAAAAATCTCGTGA
- the xerD gene encoding site-specific tyrosine recombinase XerD: MSLNWKQSFRNFETYLRLEKSLSENSVDAYMNDVSKLEKYFTETKTGITPAAVSYSDLKEFLIWYGEDNKNSRTQSRVLSGIRAFYRFLLIEGEIEENPATLIESPKIGLKLPEILSVIEIDLMIDAIDLSKPDGHRNKAIIETLYGCGLRVSELVNLRLTDIHYGEGYVIVTGKGNKQRLVPVSGKALKEIDIYKQDRNALTVIKDQNVLFLNRRGSKLTRAMIFTIIKDLAAKAGIRKNISPHTFRHSFATHMIEAGADLRAVQEMLGHESILTTEIYTHIERSYLRDTLIMFHPRA; encoded by the coding sequence ATGAGTCTGAACTGGAAACAATCATTCAGGAATTTTGAAACATACCTCCGGCTTGAAAAATCTTTGTCGGAAAACAGTGTTGATGCTTATATGAATGATGTCTCAAAGCTTGAGAAATATTTTACTGAAACCAAAACAGGAATCACTCCGGCAGCAGTATCATACTCAGATCTTAAGGAATTCCTTATATGGTATGGAGAAGATAATAAAAACTCCAGGACACAGTCGAGAGTGCTTTCAGGGATCAGGGCGTTTTACAGATTCCTGCTTATTGAGGGGGAGATAGAAGAGAATCCTGCCACCCTGATTGAATCGCCGAAGATAGGACTGAAACTTCCTGAGATCCTCTCTGTTATTGAGATTGACCTTATGATTGATGCCATCGACCTGAGCAAACCTGACGGTCACAGAAATAAGGCCATAATCGAAACGCTCTACGGATGCGGGCTGCGTGTATCAGAGCTTGTAAATCTGCGTCTCACCGACATACATTATGGCGAGGGATATGTAATAGTAACAGGAAAAGGAAATAAGCAGAGGCTTGTACCTGTGAGCGGCAAAGCATTGAAAGAGATTGATATATACAAACAGGACAGGAATGCCCTGACAGTAATTAAGGATCAGAACGTGCTTTTTCTCAACAGGCGCGGATCAAAACTTACAAGAGCCATGATTTTCACAATAATCAAGGATCTGGCAGCGAAAGCCGGAATAAGGAAGAATATTAGTCCTCACACCTTCAGGCACTCTTTTGCCACACATATGATTGAGGCAGGGGCTGATCTGAGGGCAGTACAGGAGATGCTTGGACATGAGTCGATACTTACCACCGAGATTTATACTCATATTGAAAGGAGTTATCTGAGGGATACGCTTATTATGTTTCATCCGAGGGCGTGA
- the plsY gene encoding glycerol-3-phosphate 1-O-acyltransferase PlsY, producing MSMVITITAFLLAYLIGSLPSAVWIGKWFHNIDVREHGSGNAGATNVIRVLGWKTGIPVLLIDVAKGALATLLPVFFKLAEPESPLLINYQIIAGVTAILGHVFPVFAGFRGGKGVATIFGVLLALHPLLTVSCMGVFLIVLLITGIVSVSSMTAGLAFPAFLLLLFDSPSVIFKMFSVVVAIALIITHRKNIERLMKGEEKKLFKFGKKEKIS from the coding sequence GTGAGTATGGTAATCACAATTACGGCATTTCTACTCGCCTATCTGATTGGTTCCCTTCCCTCAGCGGTATGGATCGGAAAGTGGTTTCACAATATTGATGTAAGAGAACACGGAAGTGGTAATGCAGGGGCAACAAACGTAATACGAGTGCTAGGATGGAAAACAGGAATTCCTGTTTTACTTATCGACGTTGCAAAGGGTGCACTGGCTACTCTTCTCCCTGTTTTCTTTAAGCTTGCCGAACCTGAGAGCCCGCTTCTGATCAACTATCAGATTATTGCCGGAGTCACTGCAATTCTCGGACATGTATTCCCGGTTTTTGCCGGATTCAGGGGCGGTAAAGGAGTTGCAACAATATTCGGGGTCCTGCTGGCACTTCATCCTCTTCTTACTGTAAGCTGTATGGGAGTTTTTCTGATAGTTCTGTTAATAACTGGCATAGTATCGGTCTCGTCGATGACAGCTGGTCTTGCATTTCCTGCCTTCCTCTTATTACTTTTCGACTCACCATCTGTAATTTTCAAAATGTTTTCAGTTGTTGTGGCAATTGCCTTGATAATAACGCACAGGAAAAACATAGAACGACTGATGAAAGGGGAAGAGAAGAAACTTTTTAAATTTGGGAAGAAGGAAAAAATTTCATAA
- a CDS encoding rubrerythrin family protein — MEKSIKGSKTEKNLLKAFAGESQAKNRYEFAAKVAKEEGYEQIAGIFLETALQEQQHAKRFFKFLEGGMVEITASYPAGKIDTTKGNLSAAAEGEHEEWSDLYPEFARIAEEEGFKTVATAFKAIAAAEKGHEERYRKLLENVMQDKVFQRDDKVFWYCRKCGYIHFGTKPLKNCPACLHPESYFELLATNY, encoded by the coding sequence ATGGAAAAGAGTATTAAAGGATCGAAAACCGAGAAGAACCTGCTGAAGGCATTTGCCGGAGAATCGCAGGCGAAAAACAGGTATGAGTTTGCAGCCAAGGTTGCAAAAGAAGAAGGCTATGAGCAAATTGCGGGGATCTTTCTTGAAACAGCTCTTCAGGAGCAGCAGCATGCCAAGAGATTCTTTAAGTTTCTTGAGGGAGGAATGGTTGAGATCACTGCATCATATCCTGCCGGCAAGATTGATACAACAAAAGGAAACCTTTCTGCTGCAGCTGAGGGCGAACATGAAGAGTGGAGTGATCTTTATCCTGAATTTGCCAGGATAGCTGAAGAAGAGGGATTTAAGACTGTTGCAACAGCTTTCAAGGCAATTGCAGCCGCTGAAAAAGGACACGAAGAGAGATACAGGAAACTTCTTGAGAACGTAATGCAGGATAAAGTATTTCAGCGCGATGATAAAGTGTTCTGGTATTGCAGAAAATGCGGTTACATTCATTTCGGAACAAAGCCGCTGAAGAATTGTCCGGCTTGCCTGCATCCTGAAAGCTATTTCGAACTTCTTGCTACAAACTATTAA